A region of the Desertifilum tharense IPPAS B-1220 genome:
GAGGCGTATAGACCATCCCCGTTGGGTTAGAGGGGGAGTTCAAAATGAAGAGTTTTGTCTGGGGAGTAATGGCCGCGCGCAGTTGTTGCGGGGTAATTTTGTAATGGGTTGAACCGTCGGTGTTTACAATGACCGGCGTGCCGCCTGCAAGTTTCACCATTTCCGGATAGCTTAACCAGTATGGGGCCGGAATAATGACTTCATCGCCCGGATCGAGCAGAGCCACCATTAAGTTATATAAAGAGTGCTTGCCGCCATTGGTAACGATAATGTTTTCCGTCTGATAGGAAAGCTGGTTATCTGTTCTGAGCTTATGGGCGATCGCCTCTCGCAGTCGAGGTTCTCCCGTCGCCGGCCCGTATTTTGTTTTTCCCTCGTCTAAGGCTTGTTTGGCTGCGGCTTTGATGCGATCCGGCGTGTCAAAATCAGGTTCGCCAGCACTAAAGCTGCAAACATCAATCCCTTGTCCCTTCATTGCCTTTGCTTTGGCAGAAATCGCCAGTGTCAAGGATGGCGTCACCTGACCCACTCTGGCAGCTAGCTTCATTTACCCCTCTCCCTTTACCAAATGACCTTTGAAGATTTTACTGAGTTTTAACCAGAACGGTAGAAGTTTGTTTGCGCCTGTGTCCCCCACAACCGTCTAGATCGCGTTTGGCAATCTTCCAGAAGGGTTGCACGTTCCGGGCGTTTTCTACCTGTTTCACCTTATATTGCTATCTACCGAGAAGGCGCATACAGCAATACAGTTTTTAGGTTTTCACTGTTTTCTTTGTCTCATCCGCAGCCGCCAAAATCCAGGGAAAAATGCAGCGATAAGGGACAATTCTGAGGAGGTTCTTAATATTGCTTAATATTAAGTTAGAGCGATCGCTTTTCCGGTAATGTAATCAAATTCAAGTATTTATACCTGCTTCTCTTCATCAGGTTTTTAAACACTATTGCAGATATTTGTCAACCATCCTAGTAAAGATTTGCCTTTTATTTACATAAGTCAATATTATTTTAGACAACTTTATGCAAATTTTAGAAATCCAGTGATAGGATTTACGAACTAAATCGATTTGTTTTAGTTATTTTTTAAGACTAGTAAGGAAGGGTAGCCATGAATTCTGAAACCGTTAGCGTTAAACCTGAAACCCGCAATCACAAGGGATTTTTCGTTCCCCACACCTCCTATCAATTACATGGAATTGATGAATCCGGTTGGGCTTTAATTTGTTTAGATGAAGCCGTTTGCTACTATGTCGATCCTGACGACTTGCAAGATAACCTACATGAATAATCGGTTGTTTCGTCAGTATCATAAAAAACATTGATCTGCCTAAACTCATCCATAAAATAAATCAAGGGTTGTTCTTGCACCAAGAACAACCCCATTTATTAAATAGGCGAACTGAATTGAACTCGATTGAGGAAGTGTCTAATTTAGGAATTAGCGGTCAGCGCATTTAAGCGCTTATCTTGCTTGAGTAGCGCTTCAATTTCTGCGGCTGGCAGCGCCGGACTAAATAAAAATCCTTGCATAGCATAGCAACCGTGTTTTCTTAAAAACGCCAGTTGATCCTCGGTTTCAACCCCTTCAGCAATCACCTTCAGCTTCAGGCTTTGTGCCATTGCAATAATCGCCGTTGCGATCGCCGCATCATTAGAATCTGACATCACCTGCGCCACAAACGAGCGATCGATCTTCAACGTATCGAGCGGAAAGCGCCGCAAATAGTTCAGCGAAGAATATCCCGTCCCAAAATCATCGATCGAGATTTCCATACCAATCGCTTTCAAATCTCGCAGCTTTTCCACCGTATCATCAATATCTTCCATCAAGCTGGTTTCCGTCACTTCCATCACCAGCAGCTTAGGATTCAACCCCGTTTCTTGAAGCGTTTGAGCCACACAAGCAGCCAAATTCGCCTGTTTAAACTGTCGCGCCGAAAGATTCACCGACATTCGCAACGGCACCAAACTAATCGACTGCCAAGCTTGAGCTTGCAAGCACGCTTGCTTCAACACCCAAGCGCCTAACGGAATCACTAAATCTAAATCTTCTGCTAAATGAATAAAGCGATTTGGAGGGAGCAAACCGCGTTGGGGATGTTGCCAGCGCACCAACGCCTCCATCCCAACCATTCGCCCTGTAATTAAATTAACTTGGGGTTGGTAGTAGAGTAAAAACTCATTATTGTCTAAAGCCGATCGCAAGTCCGTTTCCAAGAGGCGACGCTCTGCATCGATCAAATCCATTGAAGGTTGATAGAACTGAAATTCCTTCTCGCCTTGTTTGCGTCCCCAACGGATGCTAGTTTCGGCTCGCGAGAGGAGTTGATCGGGGTTGGCTCCGTGTTCTGGATATAAAGCTATCCCCACGCTCACGCGCAGGGCAATAATTTCTCCATTAATCAAATAAGGAGCGCGGAGAGCGCCTAAGATCGTGGACATTAACTCTGTCACCGCCTCGCGATCGGGAACGCGCACCAGCACAATACTAAACTCGTCGCCCCCCAGTCGAGCCACAGTATCTTGAGGGCTAACGCATTGAGACAAGCGTTGAGCAACTGCTTGTAACACCAAGTCGCCCATGCTGTAACCGAGGGTTGCGTTAATTTCGTTAAAGCGATCGATGTTCAGACAAATAACGGCGACTAGCTGAGAAGAGCGTTGAGCCTGAACGATGGATTCTTGAATGCGGTGGCGTAAAACAATCCGATTCGGTAGACTAGTCAGCGGATCGCAGTAAGCAACTGTACTGAGGGATTCCGCAGCCCGTTTCATCTCGTCTACATAGGGTTGAGTGACGGTTTCTTGTTTGGCAAGGCGGGCTTTAATGGCTTCTAAGAGTTCTCGACTGGTAAAGGGTTTGGTGACGTAATCATCAGCACCGAGGTTCATGCCGTAGCGCAAGTCAGAACGCTCTGCTTTAGCACTGAGGAAAATAAACGGAATCATGGCAGTTTCTGGCTGCTGTCTGAGGGTGTTTAACACCTCATACCCATCTAGGTCTGGCATCATAATGTCGCACAGAACGAGATCGGGGAGGTAAACTTGTGCCATTTGAACGCCCATCCTGCCATTTTCAGCACCTATCGCTTGAAATCCACTCAACGTCAAGAGCTTGAGCATATTTGAGCGAATTGCTTGCTCGTCTTCAATCACCAAAATCAGTTTCATGCGGGGAGGTTCCTTGCGGGCTTATTAGCAGCATAGCTAAAAACTGAGAAGAGTTGGTAATGAGTCCTTGCTGTCGGCGATCGCGACCGCTCAGACCGTGTTTTCCCCTCCTCAATCGAGCTATTTCTCTTTCGGGACAGAATACAAACTCAATAAGTTACCTACTGGCTTTCGACAATTAAAGCAGCGATCTTTAGTATCGGCAATCGTGCAATTAACTATTAATAATTTCTCAAGTTTCCCCTCGTCAGACTGAGCGATCGCAAGCGCAATCCCCAACAGGGTATCCTCGCCTCAGCATAAGCTTTCCAGAGAAATCGGGTAGGTTCTCCCATCATGCCATAGAGGTTGACAGCTTGGGCCACTGGTTCAAAAAATATCCCTTGCTCTGGTTGCGATCGCGGCTCAAGCCAGCAACTAGAGCCATCACCCGCTAGCTCTAAGGCAGATTTCCAAACCTCTGCTGCATCACTTTCCGCTCGAATACAGCATGTTTTGATTGGATGGGATACAGTGCGATCGCCCCTTATCCACATCACTTGCTATAACGGAACCCTCGCAACGCCGTGACTCTCCTGACTAAGGAGACTTTGAAGAAAGCGTACATCAAAAAGGCTGTAGACCAACATTTCATCATCTTCAGGGCAATAAAAGGCTAATCGCCAAGGGTTAAGAATCAGCAATTAGCCATCTACTCTGTGTTTAGATTGCGGTCTTGTTTAAAGGAAGGTCAATCACTCCTTTCTTAGCCGTAAGTTGTGAGCGTCCGGAAGAGATAGCCCAGAACTAAACCAATGATAAAGGCCCACACTTGTCCGCTTTCGATAAAAGTATTAAACGCTTGTTGGACATTTTGGACAATATCGGTATTGGCAGCTTGTTGGGCGAGAATTGTGCTATCCAAAGATGAGAACCACATCCAAATCGGCAAAGACTCAAGGCCAACGAAGGCATGAGTGGATAGGGGAGAAATTCCCTGTAGAATTTCTACTAACATTGAAACTTGCTCCTCACATACTAGGGGTGGGTTGAACTCGGATCACCACCAGCGTCATATCGTCGCGGGTGTGATTATCCGGCCCAATAAATTCTTGCACGCAGTTAAACAAATGATTCAAAATTGCCTGCGGATCGCTGTATTGCTGGCACGCCGAGCGAAAGACTTGGATTAAGTTGTCCTCGTCAAAGCGATCGCCGTGCTTGTTCGAGGCATCGGTAAAGCCATCGGTGTAATAAATTACAGTGTCTCCGGGTTGCAACTGAACCTGCGCGTCTTCATAATCCGATTCCATATCCAAACCGATCAACATGCCCATCGTATCGAGCCGTTTAATCGTTTTTGTGGCGGCTTGCCACAGCAAGGGCGGGTTATGGGCGGCATTGCTATAGGATAAGATCTGCGTCTGCGGTTCGTACTCAGAGTAAAAGAGGGTGACAAACCGATTAGAATTTTCTAAGTCTGCATACATCACTTGGTTTAAATGCTGAAGAATGCGAGCCGGTGAGTGACCGTTTAAAACTTCGGCGCGTAGCATTCCCCGCAGCATAGTCATAATTAAACCGGCCGGAACGCCCTTACCCATCACATCCCCAATGGTGAGACTCCAGCGGGCGGGAACGAGTTGAAGCTCTGGGAGGGGGCGATCGCGCAGCGGACGAGGATGAATGGGAATAAAATCGTAATAATCTCCCCCCACCCGGCCAGCCGTTAAACAGCGGGCGGCTAGCTCAACGCCCTTAATAGTCGGACATTGACGGGGAAGCAGTTGATTTTGAATTTCGGCTCCAATTTCTAATTCGCGGTCGAGTCTTTCTTTTTTCCGCAGTTCAACGGAAAGTTCGTCGTTTTCAATGGCGACTGCGGTTTGATCGGCAACCAGACGAACAAGTTTTTGTCGCGATTCCGTCCAAGTATACTCAGAATTGCGGCTAAAGATATAAAGCCGACCGCGTTCGGTTTTTTTAGCCAAAATGGCGGTGCCAAATACGCGAGTATTTTCACCTAAAAACTGCTCGACTTCGCGATCGAGCAGCGCACTCATCTCTTCTGGGGAGAAAGCCTCTTCTCCGGTTGCGATCAGTTGGCGGTTAACGCGTTCTAGGGCTTTGCGAATGTCCTGACACTGGTGCGTATCGTGACAATGAACCTGGTCTAGGCGCAGTTGACCATTGGGTTTAAATAAGACCAGCGCCCCTCCATCTGCATCAGTGACGCGACTGGCCATCAGGGGAATCAGTTCTAAAAATTGATTGAGATTATTAAAGCTACGGAGGGCAAAGCCTAATGAAATTAATAAGTCTTGAATCTTATTTTGTTCGCGTTGTAAGCGAGCCACCAGTTCTTTGAGCGCTAGGACGGGGGTTTTTCCCCCATAGGTAGAGTCGTCCGAACTGCGGCGGACTGCACTTGCACCTGGGGTTTCGTTCTGTGGATAGGGCTGCTCTTGAATGGGCACAGTCGTCATTAAGTCAAGATGGGTCAATCATAAATGGATTTAGCCGGAAAGGAGCGACCAAAATTCGGTCGTTATGCGGATCGGAATGAAACTGTTGGCGATCGTCGGCTTTTCTCCTTATCCTGCTGAGGATGCAGTCAGTCTTTAGATTTCTGGTTTTGGTTGCGATCGCGATCGTTGGGCTGAACGGGCAGATCGAGCGCTTGTACTACTAAGAGTCTAGCGAGCCGATCGCAATCCGTTTCACTTTCACTAGCCGACTTTCCAAAGTCTAGACGAAAACAAGAAAGTATTTTGTTTATCCGCTAATGAGCGCTTCAACGAACTCGTAACTCGAAAAGGGTCGCAAATCTTCAATCCCTTCACCTGCACCAATAAATCGGATGGGTAGGCCGAGTTGCTGGACAACGGCTAAGGCAACACCACCTTTAGCAGTTCCATCGAGTTTTGTCAAGACTACGCCACTTAATTTAGCAGCCTGCGAAAAGACCTCCGCTTGACGCAACCCATTTTGTCCAAGGGTAGCATCTAGAACGAGAAGCGACTCCACATGAGCTTCCGGCGCTTTTTTATCGATAATGCGCCGAATTTTGCTTAATTCCTCCATCAGGTTCTTCTTGTTTTGCAGGCGTCCGGCCGTATCGACGAGTAACAGTTCGGTATTGCGAGATTGAGCGGCGGCGATCGCATCAAAGACCACAGCGGCCGGATCGGTGTTTTTTCCAGGGTTAGCGATCGCTTCGGTACCGCTACGCTGTCCCCAAACCTTCACCTGCTCGACGGCTGCCGCGCGGAAGGTATCGGCCGCTGCGATCAAGGTGCGATAACCAGATTTTTGCGAAATATGAGCGAGCTTACCAATGGTTGTGGTTTTACCCGCGCCATTCACCCCAGTAATTAACCAAATATTTAATCGATCCTTTTCTGGCATAAACAGCGGATCGTAAGCTTGTCCGCCGGGACGATCCAGCATATCCCGAAGAATACTCTTTAAATAGGCGATCGCTTGGTCTGGGGGCAAGGTTTCTTCCCGCAGCTTGTTCTGGAGGCGGCTAATAATTTCATCGGTGGCTTCCACCCCAACATCCGCTTGCAGCAACAACGCTTCAATTTCTAAAACCGCTTCTTGGTTCAGCGGGCCTTGACCGACAATGGATCGGAGTTGAT
Encoded here:
- the ftsY gene encoding signal recognition particle-docking protein FtsY, yielding MSFLERARAERQGRIEALEENAIAEPEPDVQATSAPVEVPGIAFDEGFIWSAEVLAAQGRRPEDVSIEEITWLKRLRQGLDKTRRSLINQLRSIVGQGPLNQEAVLEIEALLLQADVGVEATDEIISRLQNKLREETLPPDQAIAYLKSILRDMLDRPGGQAYDPLFMPEKDRLNIWLITGVNGAGKTTTIGKLAHISQKSGYRTLIAAADTFRAAAVEQVKVWGQRSGTEAIANPGKNTDPAAVVFDAIAAAQSRNTELLLVDTAGRLQNKKNLMEELSKIRRIIDKKAPEAHVESLLVLDATLGQNGLRQAEVFSQAAKLSGVVLTKLDGTAKGGVALAVVQQLGLPIRFIGAGEGIEDLRPFSSYEFVEALISG
- a CDS encoding EAL domain-containing protein, with translation MKLILVIEDEQAIRSNMLKLLTLSGFQAIGAENGRMGVQMAQVYLPDLVLCDIMMPDLDGYEVLNTLRQQPETAMIPFIFLSAKAERSDLRYGMNLGADDYVTKPFTSRELLEAIKARLAKQETVTQPYVDEMKRAAESLSTVAYCDPLTSLPNRIVLRHRIQESIVQAQRSSQLVAVICLNIDRFNEINATLGYSMGDLVLQAVAQRLSQCVSPQDTVARLGGDEFSIVLVRVPDREAVTELMSTILGALRAPYLINGEIIALRVSVGIALYPEHGANPDQLLSRAETSIRWGRKQGEKEFQFYQPSMDLIDAERRLLETDLRSALDNNEFLLYYQPQVNLITGRMVGMEALVRWQHPQRGLLPPNRFIHLAEDLDLVIPLGAWVLKQACLQAQAWQSISLVPLRMSVNLSARQFKQANLAACVAQTLQETGLNPKLLVMEVTETSLMEDIDDTVEKLRDLKAIGMEISIDDFGTGYSSLNYLRRFPLDTLKIDRSFVAQVMSDSNDAAIATAIIAMAQSLKLKVIAEGVETEDQLAFLRKHGCYAMQGFLFSPALPAAEIEALLKQDKRLNALTANS
- a CDS encoding PP2C family protein-serine/threonine phosphatase; translated protein: MTTVPIQEQPYPQNETPGASAVRRSSDDSTYGGKTPVLALKELVARLQREQNKIQDLLISLGFALRSFNNLNQFLELIPLMASRVTDADGGALVLFKPNGQLRLDQVHCHDTHQCQDIRKALERVNRQLIATGEEAFSPEEMSALLDREVEQFLGENTRVFGTAILAKKTERGRLYIFSRNSEYTWTESRQKLVRLVADQTAVAIENDELSVELRKKERLDRELEIGAEIQNQLLPRQCPTIKGVELAARCLTAGRVGGDYYDFIPIHPRPLRDRPLPELQLVPARWSLTIGDVMGKGVPAGLIMTMLRGMLRAEVLNGHSPARILQHLNQVMYADLENSNRFVTLFYSEYEPQTQILSYSNAAHNPPLLWQAATKTIKRLDTMGMLIGLDMESDYEDAQVQLQPGDTVIYYTDGFTDASNKHGDRFDEDNLIQVFRSACQQYSDPQAILNHLFNCVQEFIGPDNHTRDDMTLVVIRVQPTPSM